A window of the Streptomyces formicae genome harbors these coding sequences:
- a CDS encoding alpha/beta fold hydrolase translates to MSRPPTFVPPVCARARMLETARGAFAVLDALPGGAVRGTALLLPGYTGSKEDFIAMLEPLTTAGYRAVAVDGRGQYESEGPDSQEAYAQGELAQDVLAQTAAIGGPVHLVGHSLGGQIARATVLTDPAPFRTLTLISSGPARISPGQRSKVKLLSDALVTMDMAEVWEAMRALDPPEEAEPNGQGREDLRRRWLRHNPAQLLAAGRQLTVEPDRVGELAAVPLPKHVLSGERDDTWPVPLLDDMAQRLGAHRTVVEGAEHSPNTDRPLETAGALTAFWDQY, encoded by the coding sequence ATGAGTCGGCCGCCCACCTTCGTGCCCCCCGTCTGCGCCCGCGCCCGCATGCTCGAGACCGCGCGCGGCGCCTTCGCCGTGCTGGACGCCCTGCCGGGCGGGGCGGTGCGGGGCACCGCGTTGCTGCTGCCGGGCTACACCGGGAGCAAGGAGGACTTCATCGCGATGCTGGAGCCCCTGACCACCGCGGGGTACCGGGCCGTGGCCGTCGACGGGCGCGGGCAGTACGAGAGCGAGGGGCCCGACTCCCAGGAGGCGTATGCCCAGGGCGAGCTGGCGCAGGACGTACTCGCGCAGACCGCCGCCATCGGCGGGCCCGTGCATCTCGTCGGGCACTCGCTCGGCGGCCAGATCGCCCGCGCCACGGTGCTCACCGACCCGGCGCCGTTCCGCACGCTGACACTCATCTCGTCGGGGCCGGCCCGGATCAGCCCCGGGCAGCGGAGCAAGGTCAAGCTGCTGAGCGACGCGCTCGTCACGATGGACATGGCCGAGGTCTGGGAGGCCATGCGGGCGCTGGACCCCCCGGAGGAGGCCGAGCCGAACGGGCAGGGCCGGGAGGACCTGCGGCGTCGCTGGCTGCGCCACAACCCCGCCCAGCTCCTCGCCGCCGGACGGCAGTTGACCGTGGAGCCGGACCGGGTCGGTGAACTCGCCGCCGTACCGCTGCCCAAGCACGTGCTGTCGGGCGAGCGGGACGACACCTGGCCCGTGCCGCTGCTCGACGACATGGCGCAGCGCCTCGGCGCGCACCGCACAGTCGTCGAAGGCGCCGAGCATTCGCCGAACACGGACCGGCCGCTGGAGACGGCCGGAGCGCTCACCGCGTTCTGGGACCAGTACTGA
- a CDS encoding NYN domain-containing protein gives MNDDELTSVSARLERTNELLQRMLAEVAKTPSTHAIFVDAGYVYAAAGLLVAGTEDRRSFDLDAEGLVEAFIDTARTIFADSRLLRVYWYDGARRRIHTAEQQSIADLPDVKVRLGNLNANNQQKGVDSLIRSDLESLARHRAISDAALVGGDEDLVPAVEAAQGYGARVHLWGIEAAEGGNQAEPLLWEADSRRTFDLDFCRPYVTRRPVTTYEEDTAPPSREDVRFVGAQIAATWLAERGRAAMAELLPGHPYLPGSVDQDLLVEAEKLLQHSLRGYAPLRRALRDGFWQHLQSQF, from the coding sequence ATGAACGACGACGAGCTCACCAGTGTCAGCGCCCGCCTGGAGCGCACCAACGAGCTGCTCCAGCGCATGCTCGCCGAGGTCGCGAAGACCCCGTCCACGCATGCCATCTTCGTCGACGCCGGTTACGTCTATGCTGCGGCCGGGTTGCTTGTGGCGGGTACCGAGGACCGGCGCTCCTTCGATCTTGACGCCGAAGGGCTGGTCGAGGCGTTCATCGACACGGCCCGCACGATCTTCGCGGACAGCCGGCTGCTGCGCGTCTACTGGTACGACGGCGCCAGGCGCCGTATCCACACCGCCGAGCAGCAGTCCATCGCCGATCTCCCGGACGTCAAGGTCCGCCTCGGCAACCTCAACGCAAACAACCAGCAGAAGGGCGTCGACTCCCTCATCCGCTCCGACCTGGAATCGCTCGCCCGGCACCGCGCGATCAGCGACGCGGCGCTCGTCGGCGGCGACGAGGACCTGGTCCCCGCCGTCGAGGCCGCCCAGGGGTACGGCGCGCGCGTGCACCTGTGGGGCATCGAGGCCGCCGAGGGCGGCAACCAGGCGGAGCCGCTCCTCTGGGAGGCCGACAGCCGGCGCACCTTCGACCTGGACTTCTGCCGGCCGTACGTCACGCGGCGGCCCGTCACCACCTACGAGGAGGACACCGCGCCACCCTCCCGCGAGGACGTGCGTTTCGTCGGTGCCCAGATCGCGGCGACCTGGCTCGCGGAGCGCGGCCGTGCGGCGATGGCGGAACTGCTGCCCGGGCATCCGTATCTGCCGGGATCGGTGGACCAGGATCTGCTCGTCGAGGCGGAGAAGCTGCTCCAGCACTCACTGCGGGGCTACGCGCCGCTGCGGCGTGCGCTGCGTGACGGCTTCTGGCAGCACCTGCAGAGCCAGTTCTGA